In Spirosoma aureum, a single genomic region encodes these proteins:
- a CDS encoding MBOAT family O-acyltransferase: MVFNSYTFIIFFAVLLGLHNLPFSWRAKKINLLLASYLFYALWNPPFILLLWLSTVVDFYMARLISLEQRLLRRKLLLTVSLVLNLGMLSYFKYGGFLLENFTALLAAVGIVFQAAKPDIILPVGISFYTFVTLSYTLDVYRRKFAPEPSFLNFALFVTFFPHLVAGPIVRPEDLIPQFKTPRRATAEQLSWGLFLLSLGLFMKVTIADGLLAETADLIFSLPFPVQTLDAWMGVLAFSGQIFCDFAGYSTCAIGVSLCLGFVLPENFRYPYAAIGFSDFWRRWHITLSTWLRDYLYIPLGGNRHGSVRTYVNLMITMLLGGLWHGASWTFVMWGGLHGLFLCIERLWRDWSARRRAKVAELVVDGSMISRASVIPPIAISNSFTRFGLALLTLFLVNITWVFFRAPTFKGAMLLLLAMFGIIPNGATMLTNLAILTVSIITVVLIGCHWFMRNSSLVQLSKRLPWWAISLGWAAMLILVILTQKSSGSFIYFQF; the protein is encoded by the coding sequence ATGGTCTTTAATTCCTACACATTCATTATCTTTTTTGCTGTACTATTAGGGCTGCATAATTTACCTTTTTCGTGGCGGGCAAAAAAGATCAATCTGCTGCTGGCCAGCTATTTGTTCTACGCTCTCTGGAATCCGCCGTTCATTTTGCTGTTATGGCTCTCGACCGTGGTTGATTTCTACATGGCCCGGCTGATTTCGCTCGAACAGCGTCTTCTTCGCCGGAAACTCCTGCTAACGGTTAGCCTCGTTTTGAATCTGGGCATGCTGAGTTATTTTAAATATGGCGGCTTTCTGCTGGAGAATTTTACGGCCTTATTAGCAGCCGTAGGTATCGTTTTTCAGGCAGCTAAACCCGATATTATCCTGCCGGTCGGCATTTCGTTTTACACGTTTGTGACACTCTCCTATACGCTGGATGTCTACCGTCGTAAGTTTGCTCCTGAACCCTCGTTCCTGAACTTTGCCCTATTCGTAACCTTTTTTCCGCACCTGGTTGCGGGGCCGATTGTACGCCCTGAAGATCTGATTCCTCAGTTCAAAACACCACGTCGGGCAACGGCCGAACAACTAAGCTGGGGGTTATTTCTGCTATCGCTTGGCTTATTTATGAAAGTCACCATAGCCGATGGCCTGCTGGCCGAAACGGCCGATCTGATTTTCTCGCTGCCGTTCCCGGTACAGACACTCGACGCGTGGATGGGCGTACTAGCCTTTTCAGGGCAGATATTCTGTGACTTTGCGGGCTATTCGACCTGTGCCATCGGCGTATCGCTATGCCTGGGTTTTGTTTTGCCTGAAAATTTTCGCTATCCCTACGCAGCCATTGGTTTTTCTGATTTCTGGCGCCGGTGGCACATTACCCTCTCGACCTGGCTGCGCGATTACCTCTACATTCCGTTAGGTGGCAATCGGCATGGATCGGTTAGAACATACGTTAACCTGATGATTACCATGCTACTCGGTGGTCTGTGGCATGGAGCATCGTGGACATTTGTGATGTGGGGCGGATTACACGGATTGTTTCTGTGCATCGAACGGTTATGGCGCGACTGGTCGGCCCGCCGACGTGCGAAAGTGGCTGAGCTGGTGGTCGATGGCTCGATGATTAGCCGGGCTTCGGTTATTCCACCAATAGCCATTTCCAATTCATTCACCCGATTTGGCCTCGCCTTGCTGACACTCTTTCTGGTCAATATAACCTGGGTATTTTTTAGGGCTCCTACGTTTAAAGGAGCCATGTTGCTCCTGCTTGCCATGTTTGGCATCATTCCCAATGGTGCGACCATGCTCACGAATCTGGCCATTCTGACCGTCAGTATCATCACCGTGGTATTGATTGGCTGTCACTGGTTTATGCGCAATAGTTCGCTGGTACAGTTGTCGAAACGCCTGCCCTGGTGGGCAATCAGTCTGGGCTGGGCAGCCATGTTGATTCTGGTTATTCTGACCCAGAAAAGTAGCGGATCGTTTATCTATTTTCAATTTTAA
- a CDS encoding heavy metal-binding domain-containing protein: MLITTTPNIEGKQITQYVGLVNGEAIIGANLVKDFFTTIRDVVGGHSGAYVQALREAKSIAIKEMIDQATRLGANAVIGVDLDYQTIGSNGAMLMVSANGTAVIVE; the protein is encoded by the coding sequence ATGCTCATAACCACTACTCCTAACATCGAAGGCAAACAAATTACACAATACGTCGGTCTGGTCAACGGGGAAGCCATTATCGGCGCGAATCTCGTCAAGGATTTCTTTACTACGATACGGGATGTAGTTGGCGGCCACTCCGGAGCCTACGTACAGGCGCTCCGCGAAGCAAAAAGTATTGCTATCAAGGAAATGATCGATCAGGCCACCCGGCTTGGAGCCAATGCAGTGATTGGTGTCGACCTGGATTATCAGACCATCGGTAGCAACGGTGCTATGCTCATGGTTAGCGCCAATGGCACGGCGGTTATCGTTGAATAG
- a CDS encoding S9 family peptidase gives MPGRQTHWSADGNAYASIEQGDLVKTDIRTGHKTPLITKDKFRKSGSDQPLVITDFAFTPDSSQLLIFTNTARVWRYNTRGDYYLLNRTSGQLRQLGAGSGASALPAQSLMYAKFSPDGKKIGYVSDHNLFVDDLATGKRTQLTTDGTRKRINGTFDWAYEEEFDCRDGFRWSPDSKHIAYWQIDATRIRDYLMLNTTDSSYSHIVPVEYPKVGENPSPARIGIVAATGGATSWLAIPGDPQQHYLTRMEWFPNTDAVIVQQLNRKQNESKLFICNPTNGSANLIATETDKAWIDGKDRWNPAGPAGWEWLNGGKAFVWVSEKDGWRHIYRVSADGKQEVLLTPGSYDISSISHIDEASNQIYFIASPENTNQRYLYRTRLDGKGKAERVTPAGLAGTHGYTISPNGRLATHTFTSYQTPPAREWITLPDHKPVIESESIAARVKPVPKSNVSFFNLTTEDGVTVDGWMAKPTNFDSTKKYPVVFYVYGEPAGSTVNDVFSVGSNNMFVGDMAKAGYIYVALDNRGTPNLKGAAWRKSIYRQIGRINIRDQAMGAKKLLAQHAYMDTSRVAVWGWSGGGSTTLHLLFQYPDVYKTGISIAAVGNQLFYDNIYQERYMGLPQENREDFVAGSPITYAKNLKGNLLYIHGTGDDNVHYDNAEVLINELIKYNKQFQVMPYPNRTHSISEGPGTSQHLHTLYTNYLLQHCPPGPR, from the coding sequence ATCCCCGGTCGTCAAACCCATTGGTCAGCGGATGGCAATGCCTACGCATCAATCGAACAGGGCGACCTGGTTAAAACCGACATTCGTACTGGCCATAAAACGCCATTAATCACGAAAGACAAATTCCGTAAGTCAGGTTCTGATCAACCGCTGGTCATTACGGATTTTGCGTTCACACCCGACAGCAGTCAGCTTCTGATTTTTACGAACACCGCACGGGTCTGGCGATACAACACACGGGGCGATTACTACTTGCTGAACCGGACAAGTGGCCAACTCCGGCAACTCGGTGCAGGTTCCGGTGCATCGGCTTTACCCGCTCAATCGTTGATGTACGCGAAATTTTCTCCGGATGGCAAGAAAATAGGCTATGTCAGCGATCACAATCTGTTCGTAGACGATTTGGCAACGGGTAAGCGAACCCAACTCACGACCGATGGCACACGCAAGCGTATTAATGGAACCTTCGACTGGGCCTATGAAGAAGAGTTCGATTGCCGTGACGGTTTTCGGTGGAGTCCCGACAGCAAACACATTGCCTATTGGCAAATTGACGCCACCCGAATCAGGGACTACCTGATGCTGAATACAACTGACTCCAGTTATTCGCACATCGTCCCCGTTGAATACCCTAAAGTTGGCGAGAACCCTTCTCCTGCCCGGATTGGGATCGTGGCAGCAACTGGCGGAGCCACCAGCTGGCTGGCTATTCCCGGCGATCCGCAGCAGCACTACCTCACCCGTATGGAGTGGTTCCCGAATACGGACGCTGTTATTGTCCAGCAATTGAACCGTAAACAGAACGAGAGTAAGTTATTTATTTGCAATCCAACCAACGGTTCGGCCAATCTCATCGCAACGGAGACAGACAAAGCCTGGATCGATGGCAAAGACCGCTGGAATCCTGCTGGCCCTGCTGGCTGGGAGTGGCTCAACGGCGGCAAAGCGTTCGTCTGGGTATCCGAAAAAGATGGCTGGCGGCATATTTACCGCGTTAGTGCCGATGGCAAACAGGAGGTTTTGCTAACGCCCGGTTCCTACGATATTTCGTCAATTAGCCACATCGACGAAGCAAGTAATCAAATTTACTTCATCGCGTCTCCTGAAAATACCAATCAGCGGTATCTGTACCGCACTCGTCTGGATGGGAAGGGAAAAGCAGAACGAGTAACACCCGCCGGACTGGCCGGTACGCACGGCTATACGATTTCGCCCAACGGCCGGCTGGCGACGCACACATTTACAAGCTACCAGACCCCCCCAGCGCGCGAATGGATAACCCTCCCCGACCACAAGCCGGTCATTGAATCGGAGAGTATTGCTGCTCGGGTTAAACCCGTTCCGAAATCAAACGTCAGCTTTTTCAACCTGACCACCGAAGATGGGGTTACGGTCGATGGGTGGATGGCTAAACCAACCAACTTCGACAGCACGAAAAAATACCCGGTCGTTTTTTACGTCTATGGCGAACCAGCCGGTAGCACAGTCAACGATGTTTTTTCGGTGGGGAGCAACAACATGTTCGTGGGCGATATGGCCAAAGCGGGCTACATCTACGTTGCCCTCGACAACCGGGGAACGCCCAACCTGAAAGGTGCTGCCTGGCGCAAGTCTATTTACCGCCAGATTGGCCGCATCAACATCCGCGATCAGGCGATGGGGGCTAAGAAATTATTGGCACAACATGCCTATATGGACACCAGCCGCGTGGCGGTGTGGGGCTGGAGTGGCGGTGGTTCTACAACCTTACACCTGTTGTTTCAATACCCGGATGTTTACAAAACGGGTATTTCCATTGCCGCTGTGGGCAACCAGCTCTTCTACGACAACATCTATCAGGAGCGTTATATGGGTCTTCCTCAGGAAAATCGCGAGGATTTTGTAGCCGGATCACCCATTACGTACGCCAAAAACCTGAAAGGAAACCTACTTTATATTCACGGCACTGGCGACGATAATGTCCATTACGACAATGCTGAAGTGCTGATCAATGAGTTGATCA